A portion of the Simkania negevensis Z genome contains these proteins:
- a CDS encoding D-Ala-D-Ala carboxypeptidase family metallohydrolase, with protein sequence MRFYNYLIISLLALFLGGCSGLEKSESQKQRQVNLVVEPIQRKENDAFFVIQDPQPVKNKEIYPWQQKYIGQLPRITKEFFRCNGNPLNPIIKVESEASQVTYQMDCGGMERHSLPVRQGEEFIYPILIDLLNAIQEKTGKRVMITSGHRCPTHNSYVDPSQKNRVSKHLMGAEVDFYVKGLEYDPRSVVAVLEEFYRDDTDFQSLKKNGNVWSNKEIIVTCHLATDRRNGDNKHPYPYITLELLYDRHSRKPVHFSWHLGYNAFHRNG encoded by the coding sequence ATGAGATTCTACAACTACTTGATCATTAGCTTACTTGCACTTTTTTTAGGAGGATGCTCAGGTCTGGAAAAATCAGAGTCGCAAAAACAACGGCAGGTTAATTTGGTTGTGGAGCCGATTCAGCGGAAAGAAAACGACGCATTTTTCGTCATTCAAGATCCTCAACCTGTTAAAAACAAAGAGATTTATCCTTGGCAACAAAAATACATCGGGCAACTCCCCCGCATCACAAAAGAGTTTTTCCGCTGCAATGGAAATCCCCTCAATCCTATTATAAAGGTCGAATCAGAGGCGAGCCAAGTCACCTATCAAATGGATTGCGGAGGAATGGAGCGCCATAGCTTGCCTGTCCGGCAAGGAGAAGAGTTCATCTATCCTATCCTTATCGACTTGCTGAACGCAATCCAAGAAAAAACCGGCAAACGGGTCATGATCACCTCCGGTCACCGTTGCCCTACCCATAACTCATACGTCGACCCTTCACAAAAAAATCGCGTTTCTAAGCATCTCATGGGAGCAGAAGTGGATTTTTATGTTAAAGGATTAGAATACGATCCCCGCTCAGTTGTAGCAGTTCTCGAAGAATTCTACCGTGACGACACTGATTTTCAATCTCTTAAAAAAAATGGAAACGTTTGGAGTAATAAAGAAATTATTGTCACCTGCCACTTAGCAACAGATAGACGCAATGGAGACAACAAGCACCCCTACCCCTACATCACCTTAGAGCTCCTCTATGATAGGCACAGCCGAAAGCCAGTGCATTTTTCATGGCATTTAGGCTATAATGCCTTCCATCGCAATGGATAG
- the gloB gene encoding hydroxyacylglutathione hydrolase yields MKSCKHMDNIEKKQIGEGGQYLYIVPAMKDNYIYLLAWDKSALVVDPGDGKKVMTLIEEEGLTLTNILITHYHEDHTGGNEYLKKKTECAVIGPEDDRVPYLEQSVAGGEELLFGPFTIEVISTPGHTIPHVVYFFRDLNLLFGGDLLFGAGCGKILEGTPQEMWSSLIAIMKLPEDTDIFFGHEYTQKNLEFAHHIEPNNEEVSKRLEVVRKLRAEGKPTVPTTLAEEMKTNPFLRADTPEMKDALAMPNASGLEVFTHLRKLKDNW; encoded by the coding sequence TTGAAATCATGCAAGCATATGGATAATATCGAGAAGAAACAGATTGGTGAAGGAGGGCAATACCTCTATATTGTTCCTGCAATGAAAGATAATTATATTTATCTTCTTGCTTGGGACAAAAGTGCCCTTGTTGTCGACCCTGGCGATGGAAAAAAAGTCATGACGCTCATTGAAGAAGAGGGGCTTACACTGACCAATATTTTAATCACCCATTATCATGAAGATCATACGGGTGGAAACGAATATCTGAAAAAGAAGACAGAATGTGCAGTCATTGGTCCTGAAGATGACCGAGTTCCCTATTTAGAGCAGTCAGTTGCAGGAGGAGAAGAGCTGCTTTTTGGCCCATTCACAATTGAAGTGATTTCCACACCAGGACACACAATACCTCATGTTGTTTATTTTTTCCGAGACCTTAACCTTCTCTTTGGAGGTGATTTACTCTTTGGAGCAGGCTGTGGAAAAATCTTAGAAGGAACCCCTCAGGAAATGTGGTCATCGCTTATTGCTATTATGAAACTTCCTGAAGATACCGATATTTTCTTTGGTCATGAGTACACTCAAAAGAATCTCGAATTTGCTCACCACATTGAACCAAATAACGAAGAAGTGTCAAAGCGTCTTGAAGTAGTGAGAAAACTAAGGGCTGAGGGGAAGCCGACAGTTCCCACCACTTTAGCAGAAGAGATGAAAACCAATCCGTTTCTCCGTGCAGATACACCTGAAATGAAAGATGCCTTGGCAATGCCAAATGCATCAGGTCTCGAGGTCTTTACCCACTTACGCAAGCTGAAAGATAACTGGTAA
- a CDS encoding RDD family protein translates to MAEKAVWYYKKEDQKEGPVSHEELQGKLDNGEIDSTTKVWTDTLEEWVAISEIEHFNLSALDETPTIEVGKKKVVYTRETDEDYVRPRPWIRFWARIIDYSLLYFVITLLSGALGFYLAPFFPFYGMFILFLWVFVETLLLISWGTTPGKWLLRVTVRDEHHQKLSFSDALNRSFSVWWLGMGGGLPVVFIITMIVAAVKLSNTGMTSWDRRSHYRIFHGKVGVGRCLITILYFICYLWLFSWGEFEIMQAYG, encoded by the coding sequence GTGGCTGAAAAAGCGGTCTGGTATTACAAGAAAGAAGATCAGAAGGAAGGCCCAGTTTCCCATGAAGAACTTCAAGGGAAGTTAGATAACGGTGAGATCGATTCGACGACGAAAGTTTGGACGGATACCTTAGAAGAATGGGTTGCGATCTCTGAAATCGAACACTTTAACCTTTCAGCACTTGATGAGACCCCTACAATAGAAGTGGGGAAGAAAAAAGTTGTCTATACCCGAGAAACCGATGAAGATTATGTCCGTCCCCGTCCCTGGATCCGGTTTTGGGCTCGGATAATTGATTATTCTCTTTTATATTTTGTGATCACCCTTCTCAGTGGAGCTCTAGGATTTTATTTGGCTCCTTTCTTTCCATTTTATGGAATGTTCATTCTGTTCCTTTGGGTCTTTGTCGAAACACTCCTGCTCATCAGTTGGGGAACAACTCCTGGAAAGTGGCTTTTGCGTGTTACTGTTCGAGATGAGCACCATCAAAAGCTGAGTTTTTCCGATGCGCTTAACCGGTCGTTTTCTGTTTGGTGGTTAGGGATGGGAGGAGGTCTTCCGGTTGTCTTCATCATTACGATGATTGTAGCGGCGGTCAAGCTTTCCAATACTGGGATGACTTCATGGGATCGACGCAGTCATTATCGGATTTTTCATGGAAAGGTAGGAGTCGGGCGCTGCTTAATTACGATTCTCTATTTTATTTGCTACCTATGGCTTTTTTCATGGGGTGAATTTGAAATCATGCAAGCATATGGATAA
- a CDS encoding motility associated factor glycosyltransferase family protein has translation MSRGLSLLEERFPQLCFLLSILQGEPWIFCERGKNAKRKGLNLYRAERLKEEISEKLGNLRLDEIEVLYIYGMGLGHYATPLFDWLAQDVKRDLVFLEHDIEVLRLFLETKQSEALIKHPQIHFRFLLEPKNWKPFLEERANEFPYEKAEFIALESYQKMHPRRIASMRLHLMRRTTVHHAIHMDEMFYHVLSKNVLANFSRIDQAFYANKMGGAFKGIPAIICGAGPSLQDELEHLRKLEDQALIFAGGSAITGLSQAGILPHFGVAIDPNFEEVHRFRKSLAFEVPLLYTNRLHPEVFDTFNGPHGYIHAMTGGPLELWWEKEIGIEPLPLQGGFDIEALSVTTTCLEIATTMGCDPIILVGVDLAFTGNSLYAAGIVNESKVSLKDRDQDMRAPERLLKRKDRQGKPIHTLVKWVMESEAIGNFAKKNPQTSYLNCTSGGIGFPGLPYQPLAQQSFSQSYDLRGKIHQLIETRRFSFTKPNPLEKVKDSLFDAQDIVAEALEELKRVQGRGKDPETGRMIFYQMELEEQLAFALCLQQPALTFQKTYNRLHRFSIGEATHDQKWHWLHSKWKSFNDLITYYLESSFTK, from the coding sequence ATGTCCCGTGGCTTAAGTCTTTTAGAGGAGCGGTTTCCGCAGCTCTGCTTTTTACTCAGCATTCTGCAAGGGGAGCCATGGATTTTTTGTGAAAGAGGCAAAAATGCGAAACGCAAGGGTTTGAATCTTTATCGTGCAGAAAGGCTCAAAGAAGAGATCTCTGAAAAACTCGGTAACCTCCGCTTAGATGAAATCGAAGTGCTCTATATTTATGGTATGGGGCTTGGGCATTATGCAACACCTCTATTTGATTGGCTTGCTCAAGATGTGAAACGAGATCTTGTTTTTCTCGAACATGATATTGAAGTCCTCCGCCTTTTCTTAGAAACAAAACAATCTGAGGCACTTATAAAACATCCTCAGATTCATTTTCGTTTTCTATTAGAACCTAAAAATTGGAAACCCTTTTTAGAAGAGCGTGCTAACGAATTTCCTTACGAAAAAGCCGAATTCATTGCGCTTGAATCCTATCAAAAGATGCACCCTCGTCGCATTGCTTCCATGCGTCTCCATTTGATGAGACGGACAACTGTTCACCACGCAATCCATATGGATGAGATGTTTTACCATGTCTTGTCCAAGAATGTACTCGCTAATTTCTCGAGGATTGACCAGGCCTTTTATGCCAATAAAATGGGCGGCGCCTTTAAAGGGATTCCTGCAATCATTTGTGGCGCAGGACCTTCATTGCAAGATGAACTCGAGCACCTGCGTAAACTAGAAGACCAAGCGCTGATTTTTGCGGGGGGATCAGCGATCACAGGTCTTTCGCAAGCAGGAATTCTCCCTCATTTTGGAGTGGCAATTGATCCGAACTTTGAAGAAGTGCACCGGTTTAGGAAAAGTCTAGCCTTTGAAGTTCCTCTTCTTTACACCAACCGACTTCACCCTGAAGTCTTTGACACCTTTAATGGTCCTCATGGTTACATCCACGCTATGACAGGAGGACCTCTTGAACTGTGGTGGGAAAAAGAGATTGGCATCGAGCCCTTGCCCTTGCAAGGTGGGTTTGACATTGAAGCCCTCTCTGTAACGACCACGTGTTTGGAGATTGCTACGACCATGGGGTGTGATCCGATCATTTTAGTAGGAGTTGATCTTGCTTTTACCGGTAACTCACTTTATGCAGCAGGAATTGTCAATGAGTCCAAAGTATCGCTCAAAGATCGAGATCAAGACATGCGGGCACCTGAAAGATTGCTAAAACGGAAAGACCGGCAGGGGAAACCTATTCATACCCTTGTTAAGTGGGTAATGGAATCTGAGGCCATTGGCAATTTTGCGAAAAAAAATCCCCAAACAAGTTATCTCAATTGTACTTCAGGTGGAATTGGATTTCCTGGCCTTCCATACCAACCACTTGCTCAGCAAAGTTTTTCTCAAAGTTACGATCTGCGAGGGAAAATCCATCAACTCATTGAAACAAGGCGCTTTTCGTTTACAAAACCCAATCCTTTAGAAAAAGTGAAAGACTCACTATTCGATGCACAAGATATTGTGGCAGAAGCGTTAGAAGAATTGAAACGGGTTCAAGGACGTGGCAAAGACCCCGAAACAGGAAGAATGATCTTTTATCAAATGGAACTTGAAGAGCAGCTTGCTTTTGCACTTTGCCTCCAGCAACCTGCGCTGACCTTTCAAAAAACCTACAACCGACTTCATCGGTTTTCAATCGGCGAAGCGACCCATGATCAAAAGTGGCATTGGCTCCATTCCAAATGGAAAAGTTTTAACGATCTTATTACCTATTACTTAGAATCATCCTTTACAAAATAA
- a CDS encoding toxin-antitoxin system YwqK family antitoxin, with product MQEYYDDGSLLSDCSYEDGKLHGLSRFFSLKGLCLSETRFLHGKREGEAKKWDLQGDLVSIERYKGGVLHGKQEYYYPNGTLKSELHYKRGKLHGSARLFWPDGTQKRACEFIEGKETCPVA from the coding sequence ATGCAAGAATATTATGACGACGGCTCTCTTCTTTCTGATTGCAGTTATGAAGATGGAAAACTTCATGGACTTTCCCGTTTCTTTAGCTTAAAAGGATTGTGTCTTTCAGAAACACGGTTTTTGCATGGAAAGAGAGAAGGGGAAGCAAAAAAATGGGATCTTCAAGGAGATCTCGTCTCTATTGAGCGGTACAAAGGGGGAGTACTACATGGAAAACAAGAGTATTACTATCCAAATGGAACTCTTAAGAGTGAGCTCCATTATAAAAGAGGAAAGCTGCACGGCTCAGCTCGTCTCTTTTGGCCAGATGGGACTCAAAAGAGAGCATGTGAATTCATAGAGGGGAAAGAAACATGTCCCGTGGCTTAA
- a CDS encoding motility associated factor glycosyltransferase family protein: protein MTESYQKNLQLLEKQNPLLALKLRLLKPTQEPSQKATFQPNTKTEILYVYGVGSCYDNLKKWLRGNPARRLIFIEDEQERFGYFLNQVETERVLLDPQVQLIALIDSDGRSLEKVIQKYLFRPYECLIMPWKNDQFLTHFSDLYLQCEMMMCLYRDYGVPQMKNIFANLKREAYLGETFREKFANIPAIICGAGPSLEKNCDVLKTLGDSALIFAGGTALALLEKQGVPIHFGASIDPDPPLERYETTDLPFFYQNQVAQNLLEMAKGPLICLGGSGGFPLEQWLSPDILSFDGGTHVGTFLAHVATLLGCSPVIFVGMDGCRRGETLYYEGVVEQRRSDPLIVEDRFGEVAQSRRDFILGRRWLEKFATDHPKTLFLNATEGGLSMAGIEDLSLQEVKTHYLTKKVDARALWQEASQSHTPVSFAPQLAQLKKSVTYCSEICDNLLATIQRNITGEHVEYSMLDQELSEEVFYELLLLPCWKMWQPFLQNDEVLSKMQEIELEKRVQQTLFYRDLCEQYARIL, encoded by the coding sequence ATGACAGAGTCCTATCAAAAAAACCTTCAACTTCTTGAAAAACAAAATCCGCTTCTTGCTCTCAAGCTCAGATTGCTCAAGCCTACTCAGGAGCCCTCTCAAAAAGCAACCTTTCAGCCAAACACCAAAACTGAAATCCTCTACGTTTATGGGGTGGGTTCTTGTTACGATAATCTGAAAAAATGGCTACGTGGAAACCCGGCTAGACGTTTGATTTTTATTGAGGATGAGCAGGAGCGGTTTGGATACTTTCTCAATCAAGTTGAGACAGAAAGGGTGCTGCTAGATCCTCAGGTTCAATTGATTGCTCTCATTGACTCAGATGGGCGATCCCTTGAAAAAGTGATTCAAAAGTATCTTTTTCGCCCTTATGAATGTTTGATCATGCCCTGGAAAAATGATCAGTTTCTCACCCATTTTTCCGACCTTTACTTGCAGTGCGAAATGATGATGTGTTTGTATCGGGACTATGGTGTGCCTCAAATGAAAAATATCTTTGCTAATCTCAAGAGAGAGGCCTATTTGGGCGAGACTTTTAGAGAAAAATTTGCAAACATTCCCGCGATCATTTGTGGAGCAGGCCCGTCACTTGAAAAGAATTGCGACGTATTAAAAACTTTAGGGGATTCCGCTTTGATTTTTGCTGGGGGGACAGCATTGGCACTCCTAGAAAAGCAAGGAGTTCCCATTCATTTTGGTGCCAGCATCGATCCAGATCCTCCGCTCGAGCGGTATGAAACGACCGACCTTCCATTTTTCTATCAAAATCAAGTTGCCCAGAATCTTTTGGAAATGGCCAAAGGCCCGCTAATATGTTTAGGAGGAAGTGGGGGTTTTCCGTTAGAACAATGGCTATCGCCTGATATCCTCTCTTTTGATGGAGGAACTCACGTCGGGACTTTTTTAGCCCATGTTGCAACGCTTCTTGGGTGTTCTCCAGTCATTTTTGTTGGGATGGACGGATGTCGTCGTGGTGAAACACTTTATTATGAGGGGGTGGTAGAACAGAGGCGCAGTGATCCATTAATTGTCGAAGATCGGTTTGGAGAAGTAGCACAGTCGCGTCGGGATTTCATTCTCGGTCGGCGGTGGTTAGAGAAATTTGCAACCGATCATCCCAAAACTCTTTTTCTCAATGCGACAGAAGGGGGGCTCTCGATGGCTGGGATAGAAGATCTTTCCTTGCAAGAAGTGAAAACCCATTATCTCACTAAGAAAGTCGATGCAAGAGCGCTTTGGCAAGAAGCTTCCCAATCGCACACCCCTGTTTCATTTGCCCCACAACTAGCTCAGCTTAAGAAGAGTGTGACCTACTGCTCTGAAATTTGTGATAACCTTCTTGCCACAATTCAGCGAAACATTACTGGTGAGCATGTTGAGTATTCAATGTTGGACCAAGAGCTTTCTGAAGAAGTCTTTTACGAACTTTTACTCCTTCCTTGCTGGAAAATGTGGCAACCCTTTTTACAAAACGATGAGGTTCTGTCCAAAATGCAAGAGATTGAGTTAGAAAAGAGAGTGCAACAAACCCTCTTTTACCGCGATTTGTGTGAGCAGTATGCAAGAATATTATGA
- a CDS encoding type I restriction enzyme HsdR N-terminal domain-containing protein yields MESSPLSKRREIFDPIRQKWLVATPEEIVRQKCIAYLIEKCQFPQEVITLEKKLSELPHLAERKQKLPERRLDLLCFGPQLAFPLLLIECKAVPLQEKMLSQVWGYNSFVNAPFVALVNDRQLSFSWEENGETRYRDFIPPYQELIAACKK; encoded by the coding sequence ATGGAATCATCGCCCCTGAGTAAAAGGCGAGAAATTTTCGACCCGATTCGTCAAAAGTGGCTTGTAGCTACGCCAGAAGAAATTGTCCGGCAAAAGTGCATTGCGTATTTGATCGAAAAGTGCCAATTTCCTCAAGAAGTGATTACCCTTGAAAAAAAACTTTCAGAGCTACCACACCTAGCAGAGAGAAAGCAAAAGTTACCTGAAAGAAGATTGGATCTTCTTTGTTTTGGTCCCCAGCTTGCTTTTCCTCTTCTTTTAATCGAATGCAAAGCGGTTCCTCTGCAGGAAAAAATGCTTTCTCAAGTTTGGGGATACAATAGTTTCGTTAACGCCCCATTTGTTGCTCTTGTCAATGACCGACAGCTCAGCTTTAGCTGGGAAGAAAATGGAGAAACTCGGTATCGTGATTTTATACCCCCTTATCAAGAACTCATTGCAGCGTGCAAAAAATGA
- the hpf gene encoding ribosome hibernation-promoting factor, HPF/YfiA family yields MAQTPKTFDEGEYTVSVIGKNIEITKPIRDYIEEKISKIEKITNHIIEVDVRLDVQKLNHTVDIILKFSHFRVKVGAVTENMYSAIDKAFERLQTKLLKWKSRIQDHHARGVSVTEMEINVLEHGRDEVEQINQEITDANNQKLEEQYSLPTVIKKKKRPLKHLTLDEAVMKMELSDDHFMVYRSEEEQNLKVIYRRRDGSYGIIAPE; encoded by the coding sequence ATGGCCCAAACTCCTAAGACTTTCGATGAAGGCGAATACACCGTCTCTGTGATAGGAAAAAATATAGAAATCACTAAACCTATCCGAGACTATATTGAAGAAAAAATCTCGAAAATCGAGAAAATTACTAATCATATTATCGAAGTCGATGTTCGACTGGATGTCCAAAAGTTGAACCATACGGTTGATATCATCCTCAAATTTTCCCACTTTAGAGTGAAAGTTGGCGCCGTTACCGAAAACATGTATTCGGCGATCGATAAAGCTTTTGAACGCTTACAGACCAAGCTACTGAAGTGGAAAAGCCGTATTCAAGATCACCATGCTAGAGGTGTTTCAGTCACTGAAATGGAAATCAATGTTCTTGAGCATGGAAGAGATGAAGTCGAGCAGATCAATCAGGAAATTACCGATGCCAACAATCAAAAGTTGGAAGAGCAATATTCTTTGCCAACTGTGATTAAAAAGAAAAAGCGGCCTCTGAAGCACCTAACATTAGATGAAGCTGTGATGAAGATGGAGCTTTCTGACGACCATTTCATGGTTTATCGTTCTGAAGAAGAGCAGAACTTAAAGGTGATCTATCGCCGTCGCGATGGAAGTTATGGAATCATCGCCCCTGAGTAA
- a CDS encoding DoxX family protein: MKHLFIIRLIAGLVFLFFGILHFVSPENFKHILQASNLPLADFNLIFVPIVEVVVGALLILGLYTRLIAIIGCITMAIAFYATITILHLDPSQLPDGMTEKPFSPPLIVPIIIFLMCLYVLIFGAGAWSIDKRKKKNPS, translated from the coding sequence ATGAAACACCTTTTTATTATTCGATTAATTGCCGGGCTTGTTTTTCTATTCTTCGGCATTCTTCATTTTGTTAGTCCTGAGAACTTTAAGCATATTTTACAAGCGAGTAATCTCCCTCTCGCTGATTTTAACCTCATTTTTGTCCCAATTGTAGAAGTGGTCGTCGGCGCTTTGCTTATTCTCGGGCTCTACACTCGTTTAATAGCAATCATCGGATGCATCACTATGGCGATTGCCTTCTACGCAACAATAACTATTCTGCATCTCGACCCAAGCCAGCTTCCAGATGGGATGACTGAAAAGCCATTTTCTCCTCCCCTTATTGTACCGATCATCATTTTTCTCATGTGTCTTTACGTTCTTATTTTTGGAGCAGGAGCATGGAGTATTGATAAACGTAAAAAAAAGAACCCGTCATAA
- a CDS encoding class I SAM-dependent methyltransferase, whose product MHRSVSLKLLTLARGIQVKNLAEIGVWLGETSYFFSQFFPEAHLYLIDPWKPSKQYLENGQGPSHIQQEYDWARQNVHRLFQNNSQVSILQKTSHDALSLVPNHLDLVFIDGDHSYEAVKHDIQNWKKKVRPGGILAGHDYHSDFPGVVLAVQDCLKDRFQVGEDNVWFTLVEAG is encoded by the coding sequence ATGCATCGGTCTGTCTCTTTGAAACTCTTGACACTTGCTCGAGGCATTCAGGTCAAAAACCTTGCTGAAATTGGAGTTTGGCTAGGCGAAACTTCATATTTTTTCTCCCAATTTTTTCCTGAAGCTCACCTTTATCTCATTGATCCTTGGAAACCCTCCAAGCAATATCTCGAAAATGGTCAAGGTCCTAGCCATATTCAACAAGAGTATGATTGGGCTCGGCAAAACGTGCACAGGCTTTTTCAAAACAACTCTCAAGTTTCAATTTTACAAAAAACTTCACACGATGCTTTAAGCCTAGTTCCCAATCACTTGGACCTTGTCTTTATCGATGGAGACCATAGTTATGAAGCTGTCAAACACGATATCCAGAATTGGAAAAAAAAGGTTAGACCTGGGGGAATTTTAGCAGGACATGACTACCACTCCGATTTCCCAGGTGTCGTTTTGGCAGTTCAAGACTGTTTGAAGGATCGGTTTCAAGTGGGTGAGGATAATGTTTGGTTTACCCTGGTAGAAGCAGGATGA
- a CDS encoding class I SAM-dependent methyltransferase: protein MKRADYLKLLTLLHQVEVKSLAEIGVWAGFNAFELRQLFPEAHLYLIDPWELTPNYLEDGLSPAIDPYQFQQAYECTRSLFRDDQNVTILKKNSTDALTEVPNHLDLVFIDGNHSYRAVKDDIQNWRRKIRRGGLLTGHNYHPNFPGVIRAVHSYLKDQFQIGEDTIWFTQVETG, encoded by the coding sequence ATGAAGCGGGCAGACTACCTCAAACTTCTCACCCTTCTCCACCAAGTCGAAGTAAAGTCTCTAGCTGAAATTGGCGTTTGGGCAGGGTTCAATGCCTTTGAGCTACGCCAGCTTTTCCCAGAAGCACACCTCTATTTAATCGATCCTTGGGAACTCACTCCCAACTATCTCGAAGACGGATTATCTCCCGCCATCGACCCCTATCAGTTTCAACAAGCCTATGAATGCACTAGATCCCTTTTTCGTGACGATCAAAACGTCACCATTTTGAAAAAAAATTCGACTGATGCCCTTACTGAAGTTCCCAATCACTTGGATCTCGTCTTTATTGATGGAAATCATTCATATCGGGCTGTGAAAGACGACATCCAAAACTGGAGAAGAAAAATCCGACGAGGAGGACTCCTGACAGGCCACAACTATCACCCCAACTTTCCTGGAGTGATTCGTGCTGTTCACAGTTATCTGAAGGATCAATTCCAAATAGGTGAAGATACCATTTGGTTTACTCAGGTAGAAACAGGATGA
- a CDS encoding class I SAM-dependent methyltransferase: MRRADYLKLLTFLHQVEVKSLAEIGVWTGLNALELRQLFPYAHLYLIDPWELTPNYLDAGAPPDFEAHLYEQAYECTKWLFRHDPNVTILKKSSTTALTDVPDHLDLVFIDGDHSYRAVKDDIQNWKRKVRRGGLLTGHDYHPNFPGVIQAVQECFPAGFEVGDDDVWSTIKT; this comes from the coding sequence ATGAGGCGCGCAGACTATCTCAAGCTTCTCACCTTTCTCCACCAAGTCGAGGTGAAGTCTCTAGCTGAAATTGGCGTTTGGACAGGACTCAATGCCCTAGAGCTACGCCAACTTTTCCCGTATGCACATCTCTATTTAATTGACCCTTGGGAACTCACTCCTAATTATCTCGATGCCGGAGCACCTCCCGACTTTGAGGCCCATCTTTACGAGCAAGCATACGAATGCACTAAATGGCTGTTTCGCCACGACCCGAATGTCACTATTTTAAAAAAAAGCTCGACTACTGCCCTAACCGATGTCCCAGATCATTTAGATCTCGTCTTTATTGATGGAGATCATTCCTATCGCGCTGTGAAAGACGACATTCAAAATTGGAAAAGAAAAGTCCGAAGAGGAGGACTCCTGACAGGTCACGACTATCATCCGAACTTTCCAGGGGTAATTCAAGCAGTCCAAGAATGTTTCCCAGCTGGATTTGAAGTCGGCGATGACGATGTTTGGTCTACCATCAAAACCTGA
- a CDS encoding class I SAM-dependent methyltransferase, producing MILMDWNDVHRLIKRKHRACYLKLLSYFHQIEIKSIVEIGVFRGKNAEVLREMFPEAHLYLIDPWQPTREYLQSGSAVSEDLSIYEKAFRRVDKRFGSDSQVTLLKKCSHEAFHDVPERVDLVFIDANHAYPIVKQDILLWNHKVRPGGILSGHNYGRPRLPGVKKAVDEIFGDQFFLGQDEVWAHLKPK from the coding sequence ATGATCCTCATGGATTGGAATGATGTTCACAGACTCATCAAGAGAAAACACCGCGCCTGTTACTTGAAGCTTCTCTCGTATTTTCACCAGATTGAAATCAAATCTATCGTTGAGATTGGAGTGTTCCGAGGGAAAAACGCAGAGGTCTTGCGAGAGATGTTTCCAGAGGCCCATCTTTATCTTATCGACCCTTGGCAACCCACTCGAGAATACCTCCAAAGCGGTAGCGCCGTTTCCGAAGATCTCTCCATTTATGAAAAAGCTTTCCGCCGTGTTGACAAACGTTTTGGCAGCGACTCCCAAGTGACGCTACTTAAAAAATGCTCTCATGAAGCATTTCATGACGTTCCTGAAAGAGTGGATCTTGTTTTTATTGATGCAAATCACGCCTATCCCATTGTGAAACAAGACATTCTCCTATGGAACCACAAAGTTCGACCTGGAGGCATTCTTTCAGGGCATAATTATGGAAGACCGCGACTTCCGGGGGTGAAAAAAGCTGTGGATGAAATTTTTGGAGACCAGTTTTTCCTTGGACAAGACGAAGTCTGGGCACACCTAAAACCGAAATAA
- the recO gene encoding DNA repair protein RecO: protein MKENKSEGIVLKSFAYKETERILHLFTHDQGIIHLIVKHLSPKKPQRINLSTPLCRGQYVYRKGKSDLYTLLDGSILNLHLPLRQSLKQLTIGGKMLQAIHDTQLPEKPAPQLYNLLAAYLKNLPLSPENLWASFQLKLLKHEGLISFSKPQINSALGIHTLTEEEWNHFLLLAEGRDFSTLTAFTPPESLKKSIHDIFSSFIKL, encoded by the coding sequence ATGAAAGAAAACAAATCAGAAGGAATCGTTTTAAAATCCTTTGCCTATAAGGAAACTGAGCGCATTCTCCACCTATTCACTCACGATCAGGGGATCATTCACCTGATTGTCAAACATCTTTCCCCTAAAAAACCTCAGCGGATTAACCTCTCTACCCCCCTTTGCCGTGGGCAGTATGTTTACCGCAAAGGCAAGTCTGACCTCTATACGCTCCTTGATGGATCAATCTTAAATTTGCACCTCCCCTTACGCCAATCTCTTAAGCAGCTCACAATAGGGGGGAAAATGCTCCAAGCGATTCACGACACCCAACTCCCAGAAAAACCCGCCCCCCAGCTCTACAATCTACTTGCCGCTTACCTCAAAAATCTTCCTCTATCCCCCGAAAACCTTTGGGCTAGCTTCCAACTCAAATTGCTGAAACACGAAGGGCTCATTTCATTTTCCAAACCGCAGATCAATTCTGCCCTCGGGATTCACACACTCACTGAAGAAGAATGGAACCACTTTCTACTTCTTGCTGAAGGACGGGACTTCTCCACATTAACCGCCTTCACCCCTCCCGAATCACTCAAAAAAAGTATTCACGACATTTTCTCTTCTTTCATTAAACTTTAA